One window from the genome of Nicotiana tomentosiformis chromosome 5, ASM39032v3, whole genome shotgun sequence encodes:
- the LOC138893156 gene encoding uncharacterized protein — MVRTHTTRQDGQPPAPPARAARGRGHGRGHGRGRGAARTAAGEVPADPPVVPDQDQIPVNDAPAQAPPVSIVIPGLQEALAQILIACTGLAQAVSISTAAATSQVGGGTCTQSPVARTPEQVVQELQTPGAPPAQPVLATQDYVVPAMPEDVISIGWRGSTYSYVSSYFAHCMDMPCESLVSSVYAQHIVEKGCLSYLAFVRDVSTETPAIDSVPVVYDFSDVFPADLSSMSPDRDIDFGIDLVPGTQPVSIPPYRMAPAELK; from the exons atggtgaggactcatactaccaggcaggatggacagccaccagcaccaccagctagggccgcgagaggccgaggtcacggtagaggtcatggtaggggcagaggtgcagctcgcacagCAGCTGGggaagtacctgcagatccaccagttgttcCAGATCAGGACCAAATTCCAGTCAATGATGCAcccgctcaggcaccacctgtgtctattgtgattccaggcctccaggaggccctagctcagattctgatagcgtgtaccggccttgctcaggcagtctctatctcgacggccgcagctacttctcaggtcgggggaggcacATGCACTCAgtctcccgtcgctcgcacacccgagcaagtTGTTCAGGAACTCcaaacaccgggggcaccaccagcccaaccggttctagctactcaggattatgtggttcctgctatgcctgaggatgtgatcagcataggttggagag gttccacttattcatatgtttcctcatactTTGCTCATTGtatggatatgccctgtgagtctttagtttcatctgtctat gctcagcatatagttgagaagggttgtctatcctatttggcttttgtgagggatgttagtacagagactcctgccattgattcagTTCCGGTGGTATATGATttttcagatgtgtttcctgcagacctgtcgagcatgtcgcctgacagggatattgactttggtattgatttggtgccgggcactcagcccgtttctattccaccatatcgtatggcgcCGGCGGAGTTGAAGTAa